One window from the genome of Candidatus Aminicenantes bacterium encodes:
- a CDS encoding DUF2188 domain-containing protein: MAKGKNQHVVKHPEGWAVKGEGNTRATRVTQTQVEAIEVAENIAKNQQSDTKIHGRNGRIRSGNSYGNDPYPPKDRK, from the coding sequence ATGGCGAAAGGTAAGAATCAACACGTTGTAAAACATCCTGAGGGATGGGCGGTAAAAGGGGAAGGAAACACAAGAGCAACCAGGGTGACTCAGACCCAAGTGGAGGCTATTGAAGTTGCGGAAAATATTGCCAAGAATCAGCAGTCAGACACGAAAATCCATGGCAGGAATGGAAGGATCAGATCAGGAAACAGTTATGGCAATGATCCTTACCCACCTAAGGATCGAAAATAA